In the genome of Halosolutus amylolyticus, the window ACTCGGTGAGGGGCATCCCGCGGGTGTGGACCTGCAGGATCTCCTTGCGGCCGTCCTTGTCCGGAACGCCGATCTCGATCTCGCGATCGAATCGACCGCCACGGCGCAGTGCGGGGTCGATGTCGTCGATCCGGTTCGTCGCGGCGATGACGGTGACGCGACCGCGCTCCTCGAGGCCGTCCATCAGCGAGAGTAGCTGGGCGACCACGCGCCGCTCGACGTCGCCGCCGGCCTCCTCGCGCTTGGCCGCGATCGAGTCGAGTTCGTCGATGAAGATGATCGCGGGGGCGTTCTCCTCGGCCTCCTCGAACACCTCGCGGAGCTGCTCCTCGCTCTCGCCGTAGTACTTCGACATGATCTCCGGGCCGGAGATCGTCTCGAAGTGGGCGTCGATCTCGTTCGCCACGGCTTTCGCCATCAGCGTCTTCCCGGTCCCCGGCGGGCCGTGCAGGAGGACGCCCTTCGGCGGTTCGATGCCGAGCTGCTGGAACAGCTCGGGGTGGCGCATCGGCAGTTCGATCATCTCGCGGACCTGGTCGAGTTCGTCGTCCAGGCCGCCGATGTCCTCGTAGGTGACGTTCGGGACGCCCTCGGCGGCGGGTCCGCCGCCGGCACTGACCTGCTCGGCCGGCGTCTCGGAGATTTCGATGTTCGTCGAGTCCGTGATGACGACCGTGCCCGAGGGCGAGGTGCTCGCGATCTTCAGCGGCACCGACTGCCCGGAACTCGCCATCGGACCGAACGAGAGCGAGAACGGGACCGTCTGTCCTTCGGTGACGGCCTGTCCGCTCAGCTTGTCGCGAACGAGCGGGCCGATGTCACCGCGGATGCGAAGGTTCTGCGGGAGCGCCACGGTGACCGACTTCGCGGGACTGACGTCCGCGGGCTCGACCGTCACGCGGTCGTCGATCCCAACGTCGGCCTCCTGCCGGAGACGGCCGTCGATCCTGACGATCCCGCGGCCCTCGTCTTCGGGGTAGCCGGGCCAGACGCGAGCGACGGCCTGGCCGTCACCGTTGCCCTCGAGGACGATGTAGTCTCCGTTCTCGAGATCGAGTTCGCGCATCGAGACCCGATCGATCGCGGCCAGTCCGCGCCCTGCGTCTTTCTGTTTCAGTGGTTTGACAGTAAGTTTCATCGGTGGCCCTCCATTTCGACAGTGAGCACGCCGTTTTGCATAAACGTGTGCGCGTCGTCCGCGTCGACCGGCAGTTCGAACTCGTACTGGTCGTCGTCGACCACGACGATAACGGTATCGTCGACGAGGTCGACGGACGCGTCGGTCCGGGCCGCACCGAAGTCGACGGCCACGACCGTCTCGTCGTCGTACTCGTACTGCCGGGCGACCTGCCCGTCTTCGCGAGTGAATTGTTCGAGTGTCATCTTCAACTAACCCCAGGTAAGCATCCATAGTATAAAAACCTTTCACCGGTTACCCCGGCGACGGCGTCCGAATACGAGAAAGATCGCTGTTCGCAGTTCACAGTAGATTGACTCGGTCGCGACGGGACAGGACAGCGGGTCAACCGTCCAACGGCGCCGCGTCACACGGGCTCCTGAATCCGCGACAGGCCCGTCATCCGGTAGCGCCGATGCCGCCTCGCTCGCGGTCGTCGTCGGATCGAGTCTTTATACGGGCCCCTGTCGTTCCCATAGGTATGGCAACGGTTACTCACCACGGCCGGGAGACGGCCTACGACGTGACGGATCGGAGCGGCGGTGGGCCGCCGATCTGCTTCGTCCACGGAAGCGGCGGGTCGCGCGACGCATGGAGTCCGCAACGACAGCTGGCCGATCGCGCACCGATCGTTCGCGTCGACCTGAGCGGGCACGGAAAGTCGGCGGACATCGACGCCGAACCGGGGTACGTTACGCTCTCGGCGTACGCGGACGACGTCATCGCCGTCGCGGAGGCCACGGACGCCCGGGTGCTCGTCGGGAACTCCCTCGGTGGAGCGGTCGTCCAGCACGTGTTGCTCGAACGCGACTTCCAGCCGAACGCGGCCGTCCTCACCGGCACCGGTGCGCGACTCGGCGTCCTCGAGGATCTCCTCGTCTGGCTCGAGGAGGACTTCGAACGGGCCGTCGACTTTCTCCACGACCCCGATCGTCTTTTTCACGACCCCGATCCGGAGATTACAGAGCGATCGAAAGAGCGGATGTACGCGACCGGCCAGGCGGTGACCCGACGGGACTTCTTGACCTGCCACGAGTTCGACGTTCGCGATCGCGTCGCCGAGATCGACGTCCCCACGCTCGCGGTCTACGGCGAGTACGACCAGTTGACGCCGCCGTGGTTCCACGAGTACCTCGCGGACGAGATCGACGACGGAACCATTGCCGAGATCGACGACGCGGCCCACCTCGCGATGCTCGAACGACCCGACGCGTTCAACGCGGCCGTCGCGGACTTCCTCGACTCGATCGACTGGTGACCGTTCTGGATCGACGAGTGGGTCATCCGAAGCCGATCGCCCACCGATTGCGACACCCCCTCCGTGATCGGTCTGACGTGAGTCGCCACCGCTGGCCGGTGCTGCGGTCGGAAAGACGAGTGGCTGATATCGACGAAAAGGCGGGTCCCTGGTGTCGGTGAAACGGCGAGATCCGGAACTCTGTTCCCAACACGACGACCGGGGCGTCGGTCGATCGATCGCGATCGGCCGTACTGTGGCGGGCGCTACCGGCACTCGCGAAGCGAGACGAACGAGTCGCCGCTGGCGGTGATCCACTGGGTCGCCATCGCGTTCTCGTCCATCTCCCGTGGAAAGATCGTACACGCTGCGAGGTCGCCCTCGTCGACGGTCACGTGCTGGAAACGGGCCGTGTGATCGGACCCCGGACCGAGATCCCGGGGCGGTTGCGTCGTGGACATAGTGGTCGCGCTACGTATCATCCGGTACGACGAGGATGGATATAAATATTGCCGATAAATATACAATACGCCTTTGTGGTCATAATATGTCCTTATTATCCGTTCGGAAGACCGATCGACTGCTGTAACCGTCGGCTGGCGGTGACTGGGAAGAAACCGATCGCAGCGTGGCAGTGACGGTCGCCTCGGAATCGCGTCAGTAGAATTCGTCGAGATCGCTCTCCTCGTGGCTGTGTTCGTCGGCGGGGAACGAGCCGGACTCGACGGCCGAGACGTAGTCGTCGACGGCGCATTCCATCTCCTCGCGGACCGCGCCGAACTGCTTCGAGAACGAGGGCGACCACTCGCTCAGCCCGACGGCGTCGTTGATCACGAGCACCTGTCCGTCACAGTCCGGTCCGGCACCGATCCCGATGGTCGGGATGTCGATCGCGTCGGTGACCTCGGCCGCGAGGTTCGACGGGACGTGCTCCAGTACGAGCGAGAACGCGCCGGCCTCGGCGTGGGCCTGCGCGAGTTCGAGGATCCGGTCCGCGGCCTTCCGATCGGTCCCCTGTCGCGGGTAGCCGCCGTACTGGTTGACGTGCTGTGGCGTCAGGCCGAGGTGGGCCATCACCGGGATGCCCAGCTGGACCATCTTCTCGGTCAGGTCGATCGTGTGGGGCCCGCTCTCGATCTTGACGGCCTCCGCGCCCTCCTCTTTGAGCATCCGGCCGGCGTTCTCCAGACTGTCTTTCTCGTCGACGCCGAACGAGAGGAAGGGCATGTCGGCCACGACCAGCGCGTCCTCGGTCGCCCGGGAGACGGCCCCGACGTGGTGGGCCATGCCGTCGACCGACACCGGGAGCGTCGTCTCGTGGCCCAGCGTCGCGTTCCCGACGCTGTCTCCGACGAGGATGACGTCGACTCCCGCATCGTCGACGATCGCGGCCGTCGGCGCGTCGTACGCCGTCAGCATGGTGATCGGTTCGTCCCCCGCCTTTGCCCTGAGGTCCCGTACGGTAGGCATACGTACAGGTTCGTCCCCGGGAAGTAAACGTCACCGCTTGTGGATCGGTGTCCGATCGCCGCGCCGGTAGACGGAGTCGCGAACTCACCTGCCTCGTTCACAGCCTTCGATCGGAACCCCGGAGGAACGCGGACGGTGTCGACGAGTCATCCGGTATCTGTTATCCGTGTTGAATACCGCAGATGCGTACCGTGTTGAATACCGCAGATGCGTACGACGGACCCGTTGTCGGTCCGGAACGCTCAGAATTCGTAGTAGGCGATCCCCTTCCAGTTACAGTTGGGGCACTCGTCGGCGTCTTCTGCGAGCTTTTCGCCACAATTTCGACACTCGTACAGTTCTCTGCCGTTGCGGTTACACACCCTGTGAAGTACACTCATTTCGGCACCCCCTCGATTGGGCATCTGGGTGTCAGCCACATAACGGTATCTGCTACCAAACCATCGAGTGTTGACAACGGTTCACCCGTTGAGCAACACGCACTGTCTGTGCAGTACCGACTGTGCGTTTTTATCGGGTTCTGTCGACCGAAGCGCGGCGAATACGGCTGTATGGCCCCTCCCAATACTAGACACGGACAGTCACTGCACACCCGATCGCACGACGGGAGTGCGGTCCGGAACGATCGAAGCGAGCGAGAATCGCGGACAGTGCGATCGGTTTGGAAATCGGTTCGGCCTATAGTAGCAACTGAAACGATTTACACACTGATCGCACAGCCATCCTGCGATCAGGTGTGCATTGACTTTCAGTTGCTACTATAGTCTGCTGGCTTCACGTTCTGATTCAGCCGGAAGCGGTTCTCCGGGTCGTACTCGTTTTTCGCCTCGACGAGTCGGTCGTAGTTCTCGCCGTACGCGTTCCGCTCGCGGCCTTCATGGTCGCCCTCGAAGTTGACGTACGTCCCGCCGGTCGCACCTTCGGCGAGCGCGTCGTGGCACGCTCGCACCCACTCGATGCAGACGTCGTCTTTCGTCGGCTCTTCCCATCGGGCGGCGACGCTGACGATGAACTCCGTGTCCCGGTGCGGGTATGCGGTCGCGTCCGAGGGAACGTCGTTAACGGCCCCGCCGACCTGGTGGATGAGGATCTCGGATTGCGGGGTCGGGGCCCGTTCGGCGTACTCGACGATGGTGTCGATCGTCCCTTCGCCGAGCGCCCTGAAATTGGGCGCCTTCCAGTAGTTTCGGGCGCCCTCGACGTACAGATCGTCCATGAGGCGCTGGGCCTCCGTATAGCGCGTCGGTTCGACGGCGTCGGCGATAGGATCGCCGAACTCGCGGAGCGGTTCGAGCACCGCCTCACCCTCGTCGAGATTGCCGGCGTAGAACCCCATCAGTACGAGAACCGTGGTACCGTGAACGTCTTCGGGAATGAACGGGAGCGGCGGCGCCGCCACGCTGTTCGCCCAGACGGCGCACTCCCGGGGTACGTCTCGCGTGAACTCCTCGTAGCGGGCGAGCAGGTCGGGTGCGTCCTCGTACGGGTAGACGATCGGTCCGAAGAGTACCTCGGGGCCGACCTCGTGGAGGTCGAACTCGAACGACGTGACGATCCCGAAGTTGCCGCTCCCGCCGCGGATCGCCCAGAAGAGCTCCTGGTTCTCCTCATCGCTGGCGCGGACGGGCTCCCCGTCCGCGGTGACGACGTCGACCGACCGAAGGTTGTCGATCGAGAGGCCGTACTTACGGCTGAGCCAGCCGATCCCGCCGCCGAGCGTGACGCCAGCGACGCCGGTCGTCGAGATGACGCCGCCGGGCGTCGCCAGACCGAACGCCTGGGTCTCGTGGTCGAGGTCGGCCATCGTCGCACCGGGCCCGACGCGGGCGGTCTGGGCTTCGGGATCGACCCGCACCGACGTCATCGAGGAGAAGTCGATCGTGAGACCGTCGTCACAGATGGCGTTGCCGGCGACGTTGTGGCCGCCGCCTTTGACGGAGAGTGGAAGATCGTACTTGCGGGCGAACGCCACCGCAGTCACCACGTCGGCTGTCCCGGTAGGGCGGACGACGACGGCCGGTTCCCGGTCGATCGTCGCGTTCCAGATCGATCGGGCCTCGTCGTAGCCGTCGTCTCCGGGCTGGAGCACCGCACCGTGGATCTGGTGATCGAGCGTTTCGTATTCGGACTCGTCGACCGGAGCGTTGAGACTCATTAGGAACGCCTCATGCGGGGTACGATCACGAGGAATAGATAGGCATCTAGTGGCG includes:
- a CDS encoding CDC48 family AAA ATPase — encoded protein: MKLTVKPLKQKDAGRGLAAIDRVSMRELDLENGDYIVLEGNGDGQAVARVWPGYPEDEGRGIVRIDGRLRQEADVGIDDRVTVEPADVSPAKSVTVALPQNLRIRGDIGPLVRDKLSGQAVTEGQTVPFSLSFGPMASSGQSVPLKIASTSPSGTVVITDSTNIEISETPAEQVSAGGGPAAEGVPNVTYEDIGGLDDELDQVREMIELPMRHPELFQQLGIEPPKGVLLHGPPGTGKTLMAKAVANEIDAHFETISGPEIMSKYYGESEEQLREVFEEAEENAPAIIFIDELDSIAAKREEAGGDVERRVVAQLLSLMDGLEERGRVTVIAATNRIDDIDPALRRGGRFDREIEIGVPDKDGRKEILQVHTRGMPLTESIDLDHYAANTHGFVGADLESLARESAMNALRRIRPELDLESEEIDADVLESLQVSEGDFKEALKGIQPSAMREVFVEVPDVTWNDVGGLGDTKERLRETIQWPLDYPQVFETLDMEAAKGVLMYGPPGTGKTLLAKAVANEAESNFISIKGPELLNKYVGESEKGVREVFEKARSNAPTVIFFDEIDSIAGERGQRQGDSGVGERVVSQLLTELDGLEELEDVVVIATTNRPDLIDSALLRPGRLDRHVHVPVPDEDGRKKIFEVHTRDKPLADAVDLDWLASETEGYVGADIEAVTREASMAASREFINSVDPEEMDDTIGNVRISKEHFEHALEEINPSVTPETRERYEEIEEEFQQAEPAQEEDQLGRTFQ
- a CDS encoding DUF7127 family protein, which produces MTLEQFTREDGQVARQYEYDDETVVAVDFGAARTDASVDLVDDTVIVVVDDDQYEFELPVDADDAHTFMQNGVLTVEMEGHR
- a CDS encoding alpha/beta fold hydrolase; this translates as MATVTHHGRETAYDVTDRSGGGPPICFVHGSGGSRDAWSPQRQLADRAPIVRVDLSGHGKSADIDAEPGYVTLSAYADDVIAVAEATDARVLVGNSLGGAVVQHVLLERDFQPNAAVLTGTGARLGVLEDLLVWLEEDFERAVDFLHDPDRLFHDPDPEITERSKERMYATGQAVTRRDFLTCHEFDVRDRVAEIDVPTLAVYGEYDQLTPPWFHEYLADEIDDGTIAEIDDAAHLAMLERPDAFNAAVADFLDSIDW
- a CDS encoding DUF7511 domain-containing protein → MSTTQPPRDLGPGSDHTARFQHVTVDEGDLAACTIFPREMDENAMATQWITASGDSFVSLRECR
- the panB gene encoding 3-methyl-2-oxobutanoate hydroxymethyltransferase, with protein sequence MPTVRDLRAKAGDEPITMLTAYDAPTAAIVDDAGVDVILVGDSVGNATLGHETTLPVSVDGMAHHVGAVSRATEDALVVADMPFLSFGVDEKDSLENAGRMLKEEGAEAVKIESGPHTIDLTEKMVQLGIPVMAHLGLTPQHVNQYGGYPRQGTDRKAADRILELAQAHAEAGAFSLVLEHVPSNLAAEVTDAIDIPTIGIGAGPDCDGQVLVINDAVGLSEWSPSFSKQFGAVREEMECAVDDYVSAVESGSFPADEHSHEESDLDEFY
- a CDS encoding FAD-binding oxidoreductase, with the protein product MSLNAPVDESEYETLDHQIHGAVLQPGDDGYDEARSIWNATIDREPAVVVRPTGTADVVTAVAFARKYDLPLSVKGGGHNVAGNAICDDGLTIDFSSMTSVRVDPEAQTARVGPGATMADLDHETQAFGLATPGGVISTTGVAGVTLGGGIGWLSRKYGLSIDNLRSVDVVTADGEPVRASDEENQELFWAIRGGSGNFGIVTSFEFDLHEVGPEVLFGPIVYPYEDAPDLLARYEEFTRDVPRECAVWANSVAAPPLPFIPEDVHGTTVLVLMGFYAGNLDEGEAVLEPLREFGDPIADAVEPTRYTEAQRLMDDLYVEGARNYWKAPNFRALGEGTIDTIVEYAERAPTPQSEILIHQVGGAVNDVPSDATAYPHRDTEFIVSVAARWEEPTKDDVCIEWVRACHDALAEGATGGTYVNFEGDHEGRERNAYGENYDRLVEAKNEYDPENRFRLNQNVKPADYSSN